The DNA segment TTTTCCATCATGCTTTTTAATATATTATGGTTTCTGCAATTATTTTGGCTGGAGGATACGCTACAAGACTTAGGCCTTTAAGCTTAACTAAACCTAAGGCTTTATTTCCAGTTTTAGGTAAGCCAATTCTAGATTATATCTTGGAAGGATTAGAGAATGCGGGAATTCACAATGTTTATCTTTCGTTAAGGGTAATGGCTGATAAAATACTATCTCATGTAGACGGTAAAAATGTTACGCCTATAATTGAAAAAGAACCTTTAGGAGATGCAGGAGCTTTAAAATTTGTCTCTACACAAGCAAAACTTGATGATGTTGTGATTGTAATATATGGCGATATCTATAGTGAAGTTAATTTTTTAGATTTACTTAAATTCCACGCTCAAAGTGAATGCCCAGTAACTCTTTTAGCAACCAAAGTTAATAATCCTAGAAGATATGGAGTCTTACTTACAGAAGATAATAAATTAATTGAGATTATAGAGAAGCCATCTAATCCTATTTCTAATTTAATAAATGGTGGGGTATATGTATTTAATAAGAATATATTGAACTTTATACAAGGTCCCTCAATAAGCAGAAACTTTTTGCCAAAAATTCTAGAGAAGTATTGCGTTTCGGTTTATAAGTACGACGGAATATGGGCCGATATAGGAACTCCTTATGATTATATGAAACTTAACTTCGAATTACTAGGAAAAAGATTTCCAAGAGGGTATATATCAAATACTGCAAAAGTATCCGAAAGAGCGACGCTAACTCCGCCTTATTTTATTTCAGATGGAGTGATTATAGGTGAAGACTCGTATATTGATTCTAATTCAATAATAGGCAAAGGTTCTGTAATTAAAAATGGCGTTTATATTGGAGAATCGTTACTCATGGAAAATGTACTTGTAAGTGAGAATAGCTTCATAAAAGGTTCGATAATTGCTGATAAGTGTAAGATCGGTAAATGGAATCATATAAGGGAGGAAACCATATTTGGAGAAGAAGTAATAACTCATGACGGTATTTTAATTAATAAAAAGAACATTATATTACCTAATAAGGAAGTGACAGAATCTATATATGAGGAGGATAAGATAATATTATGATATTAGACGAAATTATAGACGAGTTATCTTACGATTTAAAGCAGAGAAAAATAATAAACATTTGTGTAGGTACATCTTACACTGCAGTAATTTTGGACGACCAAAGCATGGGAATATCCCATACTATAGCAGAAGGTGAAGTTGACTATGCTGGAGAAATGATTGGAAAAAACGCTTACGATGTAGCAGTTGATGTGGATAATCCATTAAAAAGGAGTATTTCTGTCGCTATATTAAATTCGATAACTACTGGTAAGCTAACAGCTGGAGATCCCTTAACTTTATACTCTGGAGGTAAAGTTTGTGCATTCGGATACTATCCTTATATTTCCGCTGGCAATTTTTCCAGCGTGGTCTTATACGATTTTTCTACGCAACCTCAAAATAACGCCAAACCTTTTTCGCAATTTAATGGGGAAACGTGTGACGTAGCTGTTATTTTCGGTTCAGCATTAATAAATAATACTATAGATAAAATAGTCAAGAACGTAAAAGCTAATCATCTGATTTTAACTGGAATATCGGCTGTAGAAGCAATTTCTACGCTTAAAAAATACGGGTTCGAAGCTGTTGGCAAAATAGTTCCAGTTGATCAATATAGAGCGTTTAGGACTATTTGTGAAGGAGGAAGTGCAAAACAGCTATCAAGGTATGTTACAAAGATGTATTTAAAAATATGAGAATTTAATTTCTTCAATTTTTTCATAGCATTTTCCATCTTTAAGATACTTGCATTGAGCTTGTTTTGAAAATTCTATTCTTAAATCTGAGTAAGGTCCTTTTTCGTTTGTTCTTATTAAATCTTGTAATTTTATCAATGCTATAGAAATCCTTGCTAGTACTCTAGGATCAGAGGAGCCTGCGAATGCACAGTTTATCGCTTTCTTAGCTAAGTCCGCAGATTTTTCTTCTCCAGTAATTGCCCAATACCTAGCAAAGAATATTCCTGCTTCTGAGTTAGCTAAAGGCTCCAAGAAAGTAATTTTACTTAATTCATCTTTTGGCATAGTGTCTCTAAATCCTTTCTCGTGAGGGAGATTGTTTACAATAAAATCGTAGATTTTTCTAGCGTAATTCAGATATACATCGTTTAAGGTATTCTCGTATTGAGTAAGCAACGCGTTTCCTGCCATTACTTCGTCAATTAATAAGCCTTTATTCTGTTTTCTGGTACTTCTATAAACTATTCCATCATCACCTATTAATTGTAATAGATCTTCCACTTTCCTTAGTCCATATATTGTATAGAAGGAAATTTCGGTTGTATATATTGAGTTAGCATTTATTGTTTTCTTTCTACCAAGAAGAAATTCAGAAATTTCGTTCAGTGGCTTAATGACTTTTTCCGCTTTACTATAATCCTTGTTTATACTTGAAATAAACTTGTAAAACTCTATCATTCTAAAGTCTGCAGGATAAGAAGCGAGTAATGCGTCCATTACGTCATATATTATTTCTTTTCCAACCTCCACTGGTTCGGGTATAAATTCTGATAGTCTTTCTCCTTTATATCCCTTATAATAAGCCTCAACTATTTCCCTTAGTCTTGCTTCTATTTCTTTAACATCTGTAGATTCTATAACTCCCATAATTCCTAAGTCTGGAGATAAAATTGATAATGTAGGAATCACACCTCTGGTTAGTCTGTTTAGATATTCTGGATATTCTAAACCATTAACTTCTTCTATCATTAGCCTCTTTGAAATAGGCAATTCTTTAATTTTCTTAAGAAGTTCATCGCACTCTT comes from the Acidianus infernus genome and includes:
- a CDS encoding Rossmann-like domain-containing protein, giving the protein MILDEIIDELSYDLKQRKIINICVGTSYTAVILDDQSMGISHTIAEGEVDYAGEMIGKNAYDVAVDVDNPLKRSISVAILNSITTGKLTAGDPLTLYSGGKVCAFGYYPYISAGNFSSVVLYDFSTQPQNNAKPFSQFNGETCDVAVIFGSALINNTIDKIVKNVKANHLILTGISAVEAISTLKKYGFEAVGKIVPVDQYRAFRTICEGGSAKQLSRYVTKMYLKI
- a CDS encoding sugar phosphate nucleotidyltransferase, with the protein product MVSAIILAGGYATRLRPLSLTKPKALFPVLGKPILDYILEGLENAGIHNVYLSLRVMADKILSHVDGKNVTPIIEKEPLGDAGALKFVSTQAKLDDVVIVIYGDIYSEVNFLDLLKFHAQSECPVTLLATKVNNPRRYGVLLTEDNKLIEIIEKPSNPISNLINGGVYVFNKNILNFIQGPSISRNFLPKILEKYCVSVYKYDGIWADIGTPYDYMKLNFELLGKRFPRGYISNTAKVSERATLTPPYFISDGVIIGEDSYIDSNSIIGKGSVIKNGVYIGESLLMENVLVSENSFIKGSIIADKCKIGKWNHIREETIFGEEVITHDGILINKKNIILPNKEVTESIYEEDKIIL